The genomic stretch CACCGCGCAACCCGTGGGATCGGGCGACAGGACGCATTCCCGGCGGTTCCACCTCGGGGGGCGCGGTCAGCGTCACCGACGGCATGGCGGCAGCAACCATCGGCTCGGATACGGGTGGATCGGTGCGCATACCGTCGGCGCTTTGCGGGATCACCGGTTTCAAACCCACGCAACGACGCGTACCGCTGGCCGGCGCGTTTCCGCTTTCGTTTACGCGCGATTCAATTGGTCCGCTGGGACCGTCGGTCGCATGTTGCGCCTGGCTGGATGCTGCCATGTCAAACTCAGCGCTCGCTATTCCGGCGCCGGTTAGCTTGAAAGGCATGCGCTTCGGCGTGCCGACCACGCTGCTGCTAGATGGACTCGCGCCCGAAGTCGCCGATACGTTCTCACGCGCGTTGACGAGCTTGTCGGCGGCAGGTGCGGTGGTCGAGGAATTCGCGTTTCCGGAAATGGTTCGCGAGCGCGACGGCAACGCAAGAGCCAATTTTTCTGCCGTCGAGGCGTACGCGCTGCACCGCGAGCGACTGCAGGCAGCGGGAGACAAATTCGACCGGCGCGTGTACAAACGATTGATGCTCGGCGCGGAAATGAAGGCGGCGGATTACATCGATCTGCTGCAACTGCGCGGAGCACTCATGGAGTCAGCGAATCGCACCACCGCGCGCTTTGATGCGTTGCTGGTGCCAACGGTACCGATCATCGCGCCCACACTGGCCGAGATGGAATCCTCGGATGACCAATTCTTCCGGGTCAACGGGCTGCTGCTCAGGAATTGCGCGCCGTTCAATGTGCTGGACCGGCCGTGCCTGTCGGTCCCGTGTCATCGCGCGGGCACGGCGCCGGTTGGGCTGATGGTGGTCGGTGAAACAATGGGGGACGCGCGGGTACTCGCGATTGGTCAGGCGATTGAAGCGGCAATCAAGGTGCTGCGTTAGAAACCGCGGTTTTTCTTCTTGGTGATTTCTGCTTCGGCCTGCTCTTTTTTCATTTTCTTTTCGGCCATTTTCTTGTCCCAGCCAATCATCGGCGTGATGACGGTCCACCACAGGAAGAGGACGGCAAAGGGAATCAGCACCCAGAACCATGACCATTTCGCGGGCGGACCAATTTCGGCGATTTTGAGCAGCAGAATGATGGTGGCAACGACGGCGAGTGGCATTTCAGACTCCGGATTGAACGAGACAGATGACTAACAAATTAGCACAAAGTACGTCACCGTATCTGCAACAGCACGCAGAAAACCCTGTTCACTGGCATGAGTGGGGCACGGAAGCGCTGGCGTTG from Betaproteobacteria bacterium encodes the following:
- a CDS encoding amidase; this translates as MKTLPELAHALATGKTNSEKLVHACLEKIADPAGEGRRAFTKIYADAAIAAARASDAARAAGQVASPLAGIPISIKDLFDIGGEVTRAGSIVLADAAPATVDATAIARLRAAGMILVGRTNMTEFAYGANGMNQHYGTPRNPWDRATGRIPGGSTSGGAVSVTDGMAAATIGSDTGGSVRIPSALCGITGFKPTQRRVPLAGAFPLSFTRDSIGPLGPSVACCAWLDAAMSNSALAIPAPVSLKGMRFGVPTTLLLDGLAPEVADTFSRALTSLSAAGAVVEEFAFPEMVRERDGNARANFSAVEAYALHRERLQAAGDKFDRRVYKRLMLGAEMKAADYIDLLQLRGALMESANRTTARFDALLVPTVPIIAPTLAEMESSDDQFFRVNGLLLRNCAPFNVLDRPCLSVPCHRAGTAPVGLMVVGETMGDARVLAIGQAIEAAIKVLR
- a CDS encoding TIGR04438 family Trp-rich protein; its protein translation is MPLAVVATIILLLKIAEIGPPAKWSWFWVLIPFAVLFLWWTVITPMIGWDKKMAEKKMKKEQAEAEITKKKNRGF